In one Magallana gigas chromosome 9, xbMagGiga1.1, whole genome shotgun sequence genomic region, the following are encoded:
- the LOC136271909 gene encoding uncharacterized protein, whose translation MLKQGKGRLHAGNDRLSDDDDIDEYALSGTMPKQGKGRLHAGNNRLSDDDDIDEDALSGTMLKQGKGRLHAGNDRLSDDDDIDEDALSGTMPKQGKGRLHAGNNRLSDDDDIDEDALSGTMLKQGKGRLHAGNDRLSDDDDLDEDALSGTMLKQGKGRLHAGNDRLSDDDDIDEDALSGTMPKQGKGRLHAGNDRLSDDDDIDEDALSGTMLKQGKGRLHAGNDRLSDDDDDIDEDALSGTLLKQGKGRLHAGNDRLSDDDDIDEDALSGTMPKQGKGRLHAGNDRLSDDDDIDEDALSGTMLKQGKGRLHAGNDRLSDDDDTDEDALSGENKY comes from the exons ATGTTAAAGCAAGGCAAAGGTCGATTGCATGCTGGAAATGATAGACTtagtgatgatgatgacatAGATGAGTATGCTCTTTCTG GAACAATGCCAAAGCAAGGCAAAGGTCGATTGCATGCTGGAAATAATAGACTtagtgatgatgatgacatAGATGAGGATGCTCTTTCTG GAACAATGTTAAAGCAAGGCAAAGGTCGATTGCATGCTGGAAATGATAGACTtagtgatgatgatgacatAGATGAGGATGCTCTTTCTG GAACAATGCCAAAGCAAGGCAAAGGTCGATTGCATGCTGGAAATAATAGACTtagtgatgatgatgacatAGATGAGGATGCTCTTTCTG GAACAATGTTAAAGCAGGGCAAAGGTCGATTGCATGCTGGAAATGATAGACTTAGTGATGATGATGACTTAGATGAGGATGCTCTTTCTG gAACAATGTTAAAGCAAGGCAAAGGTCGATTGCATGCTGGAAATGATAGACTtagtgatgatgatgacatAGATGAGGATGCTCTTTCTG GAACAATGCCAAAGCAAGGCAAAGGTCGATTGCATGCTGGAAATGATAGACTtagtgatgatgatgacatAGATGAGGATGCTCTTTCTG GAACAATGTTAAAGCAAGGCAAAGGTCGATTGCATGCTGGAAATGATAGActtagtgatgatgatgatgacatagATGAGGATGCTCTTTCTG gAACACTGTTAAAGCAAGGCAAAGGTCGATTGCATGCTGGAAATGATAGACTtagtgatgatgatgacatAGATGAGGATGCTCTTTCTG GAACAATGCCAAAGCAAGGCAAAGGTCGATTGCATGCTGGAAATGATAGACTtagtgatgatgatgacatAGATGAGGATGCTCTTTCTG GAACAATGTTAAAGCAAGGCAAAGGTCGATTGCATGCTGGAAATGATAGACTTAGTGATGATGATGACACAGATGAGGATGCTCTCTCTGGTGagaataaatattga